In Variovorax paradoxus, a single genomic region encodes these proteins:
- the cydC gene encoding thiol reductant ABC exporter subunit CydC, with protein MNAGRTNTTQWRELRLVLRPFFVEQPRALLLGGLLAALTVLAGMALLGLSGWFITATALAGLHAATAFTFDVFMPSAGIRLLALGRTASRYGERLVTHDATFGVLAALRVRLFRGWARPEAARALLMRPARLLFRLTSDIDALESLYLRLLVPAAAALGAALLAGMVLGFMHVAMGAALALWLVFAGWGIAIVVARRARRPAIRRAHAIEALRARAVDLVAGQTDLVMAGRIDAQREALMRADAQLAQADLALNRLEAASGFAYGSAGTLTLVGVLLVVGALVSEGVIGAPAAALALLVALTATEPFAALRRGALDAGRTWLAVRRLAPRMELAEDDATSAKPEDDAPFALQLKNITVTHPGSRAEVLSDVSLTLQAGERVALVGTSGAGKSTLLAAIAAEITPRSGTVSAQPACLLTQRTELFQDSLRDNLRLADPTASDERLWSVLQAAGLEADVRALSTGLDTRLGEGGLGLSGGQSRRLALARLLLRPVPLWLLDEPTEALDAAVAHDVMQRLAQHAGPRTLLIATHLRREAALADRLVCMRHGRIVADLRRGSDAFDAALRSLRPD; from the coding sequence ATGAACGCCGGCAGAACCAACACCACGCAATGGCGCGAACTGCGGCTCGTGCTGCGCCCCTTCTTCGTCGAGCAGCCGCGCGCTCTGCTGCTGGGCGGACTGCTTGCCGCTCTTACTGTGCTCGCGGGCATGGCTCTGCTCGGCCTCTCCGGCTGGTTCATCACCGCGACCGCGCTGGCCGGCCTGCATGCGGCCACGGCCTTCACCTTCGATGTGTTCATGCCCTCGGCCGGCATTCGCCTGCTGGCGCTGGGCCGCACGGCTTCGCGCTACGGTGAACGGCTCGTCACGCACGACGCGACCTTCGGCGTGCTCGCGGCGCTGCGCGTTCGCCTCTTCCGCGGTTGGGCTCGGCCCGAGGCGGCGCGCGCGTTGCTGATGCGCCCGGCGCGCCTGCTATTCCGCCTCACGTCCGACATCGATGCGCTCGAATCGCTCTACCTGCGCCTGCTTGTGCCTGCTGCCGCCGCACTGGGAGCGGCACTCCTGGCGGGCATGGTGCTCGGCTTCATGCATGTGGCGATGGGCGCTGCGTTGGCGTTGTGGCTCGTGTTCGCCGGCTGGGGCATCGCCATCGTGGTGGCGCGGCGCGCCCGTCGGCCCGCCATTCGGCGCGCGCACGCCATCGAAGCCTTGCGCGCCCGTGCCGTCGATTTGGTCGCGGGCCAGACCGACCTCGTGATGGCGGGCCGCATCGATGCACAGCGCGAGGCGCTGATGCGCGCCGATGCGCAACTCGCTCAGGCCGATCTCGCGTTGAACCGGCTCGAGGCCGCTTCCGGTTTCGCCTATGGCAGCGCCGGCACGCTGACTCTCGTGGGCGTGCTGCTTGTCGTCGGCGCGCTGGTGAGCGAGGGCGTGATCGGCGCACCTGCAGCAGCACTGGCGTTGCTTGTGGCGCTCACCGCTACTGAGCCTTTCGCTGCACTGCGCCGCGGCGCGCTCGATGCGGGCCGCACCTGGCTTGCGGTGCGGCGTCTTGCGCCGCGCATGGAGCTTGCGGAAGACGATGCGACTTCGGCAAAGCCTGAAGACGACGCCCCCTTCGCACTGCAGCTGAAGAACATCACCGTCACGCACCCCGGCAGCCGCGCGGAAGTCTTGAGCGACGTGTCGCTGACCCTGCAGGCGGGCGAGCGCGTCGCGCTGGTCGGCACGAGCGGCGCGGGCAAGTCCACATTGCTCGCAGCCATCGCCGCCGAAATCACGCCGCGGTCCGGCACCGTGAGCGCCCAACCGGCTTGCCTGCTGACCCAGCGCACCGAGCTCTTCCAGGACAGCCTGCGCGACAACCTCCGCCTGGCCGACCCGACCGCAAGCGACGAGCGCCTCTGGTCCGTGCTGCAGGCCGCGGGCCTCGAAGCCGACGTGCGCGCGCTCTCCACCGGCCTCGACACCCGCCTCGGCGAAGGCGGCCTCGGTCTTTCGGGCGGCCAGTCGCGCAGGCTCGCATTGGCGCGACTGCTGCTGCGCCCCGTGCCGCTGTGGCTGCTCGACGAACCGACCGAGGCGCTCGATGCCGCCGTCGCGCACGACGTGATGCAGCGCCTCGCGCAACACGCCGGCCCGCGCACCTTGCTCATCGCCACGCACCTGCGCCGCGAAGCCGCGCTGGCCGACCGGCTCGTGTGCATGCGGCACGGCCGCATCGTTGCCGACCTGCGCCGCGGCAGCGATGCCTTCGACGCCGCGCTTCGCAGCCTTCGCCCGGATTGA
- the cydD gene encoding thiol reductant ABC exporter subunit CydD gives MNKHSHHRSPLKAFASPDVGGVVQGAAALLWLPQAALLAMAVQGLASGQGLQAVWLPAGATLLLGLLRAACEAWGARRTFGRARAQLTALRAQTAEALAGGSPLDRGRAPSGQAASVLAEQAEALVPYLVRYQPARWRATVVPIFILCAVAYFSWVAALVLLFAAPLIPIFMAIVGWRAKAASEAQMVEMGGMNAFLLDRLRGLATLRALDAVDATAHRLGDAAQSLRVRTMAVLRIAFLSSAVLELFSALGVAMVAVYVGFHLLGSLGFGTWGQPLSLGEGLFVLLLAPAFFEPLRELSAVWHDRAAGEAALEALDGLQRHALPLPGANASLKRAAAGSAVAAPAIAVHGLHFSWPGETREVFDGLELRVSAGEHIALTGPSGSGKTALLSLLAGLVPATSGEIAIGGVALTDHTIASLRQRMAWMGQAPHVFAGSVEANVALGRTDVDTPRVTEAMRFAALDAVAQAHPGTALGEGGRGLSGGEAVRLALARIAVHPHADLLLVDEPTAHLDSETAARVGDALVELARGKTLIVATHDPVLAARMDRVVSLGAEAMEKAA, from the coding sequence ATGAACAAGCACTCGCACCACCGATCGCCGTTGAAGGCCTTCGCGTCGCCGGACGTCGGCGGGGTGGTGCAAGGCGCCGCCGCGTTGCTGTGGCTGCCGCAGGCGGCCTTGCTGGCGATGGCGGTGCAGGGGTTGGCGTCGGGGCAGGGCCTTCAGGCGGTGTGGCTGCCGGCCGGCGCGACCCTGCTGCTGGGCTTGCTGCGTGCCGCCTGCGAGGCCTGGGGCGCACGCCGCACTTTCGGCCGCGCGCGGGCACAGCTCACCGCTTTGCGCGCACAGACGGCCGAGGCCTTGGCCGGCGGATCGCCGCTGGATCGCGGTCGCGCGCCTTCAGGCCAGGCGGCCAGCGTGCTCGCCGAGCAGGCGGAGGCGCTGGTGCCGTACCTCGTGCGCTACCAGCCTGCACGCTGGCGCGCGACGGTCGTGCCGATCTTCATCCTCTGCGCCGTCGCGTATTTCTCATGGGTCGCCGCGCTGGTGTTGCTGTTCGCGGCGCCGCTGATCCCGATCTTCATGGCCATCGTCGGCTGGCGCGCCAAGGCAGCCAGCGAGGCGCAGATGGTCGAGATGGGCGGCATGAACGCCTTTCTGCTCGACCGCCTGCGCGGCCTGGCAACCCTGCGCGCGCTCGATGCCGTGGACGCCACGGCGCACAGGCTCGGCGATGCCGCGCAATCGCTGCGCGTGCGAACGATGGCGGTACTGCGCATCGCGTTTCTCTCTTCCGCGGTGCTCGAGCTTTTCTCGGCGCTGGGCGTGGCGATGGTGGCTGTGTATGTCGGCTTCCACCTGCTGGGCTCGCTCGGCTTCGGCACATGGGGGCAACCATTGAGCCTGGGGGAAGGCCTGTTCGTCCTGCTGCTGGCGCCGGCTTTTTTCGAGCCGCTGCGCGAGCTATCGGCCGTATGGCACGACCGGGCGGCCGGTGAGGCCGCGCTGGAAGCGCTCGACGGACTGCAGCGACATGCACTGCCGCTGCCCGGCGCGAACGCATCGCTGAAGCGCGCCGCCGCAGGCTCGGCGGTCGCCGCACCCGCCATCGCCGTCCATGGCCTGCATTTCTCCTGGCCCGGCGAAACGCGAGAGGTCTTCGACGGCCTCGAGCTTCGCGTCTCCGCAGGCGAGCACATCGCACTGACCGGCCCCAGCGGCTCGGGCAAGACGGCATTGCTGTCGCTACTGGCGGGCCTCGTACCGGCAACGAGCGGCGAGATTGCAATCGGCGGCGTCGCGCTTACCGACCACACGATCGCTTCCCTGCGCCAGCGCATGGCATGGATGGGGCAGGCGCCGCATGTCTTCGCCGGATCGGTCGAGGCCAACGTGGCGCTGGGCCGTACGGATGTCGATACGCCCCGCGTGACCGAGGCCATGCGCTTCGCCGCGCTCGACGCCGTGGCGCAGGCGCATCCCGGCACGGCGCTGGGAGAGGGCGGACGCGGCCTGTCCGGCGGCGAGGCGGTGCGGCTCGCGCTGGCCCGCATCGCGGTGCATCCGCATGCCGACCTGCTGCTGGTCGACGAGCCGACCGCGCATCTGGATTCCGAGACCGCCGCCCGCGTGGGCGATGCGCTGGTCGAACTGGCACGCGGCAAGACGCTGATCGTCGCCACGCACGACCCGGTGCTCGCGGCGCGGATGGACCGCGTGGTGAGCCTCGGCGCCGAGGCCATGGAGAAGGCCGCATGA
- a CDS encoding acyltransferase family protein, giving the protein MPLLDAAKGIACAVIVGHHLSRYGPMPAGAYALAPDFFAWLSNEGRLAVQVFLVIAGFLAAASLAPDGMLRVDRPVTRILQRYGRLVMPYLAALTVCVLVAAVVRPWLDEEVVPAAPTFGQLVAHGLLLQDLLGYESLSTGVWYVAIDFQLFALALALVGLPTMLQRSTGAAPASLPARWLPVALVLGLAVASLVLFNRNAGLDDTAFYFFGTYGLGMLVFWIGRATRFSTWQSAVALLALLGAGALAIDWRSRIATALVTALLLAIAQRRHWLSPAHWPLLAVPLQRLGRMSYSLFLIHFPVLLAMNAAVANAGPHGAWFDAAGLVATFALSVAAAALLYRWVEARPASWRGVFMLFAALLVSGIVVSH; this is encoded by the coding sequence ATGCCGCTGCTCGACGCGGCAAAGGGCATTGCGTGCGCCGTGATCGTCGGGCACCACCTCTCGCGCTACGGCCCGATGCCGGCCGGCGCGTATGCACTCGCGCCCGATTTCTTCGCGTGGTTGTCCAACGAGGGACGTCTCGCGGTGCAGGTGTTCCTGGTGATCGCCGGCTTCCTGGCGGCGGCGAGCCTTGCGCCCGACGGCATGCTGCGCGTCGACCGGCCGGTCACGCGCATCCTGCAGCGCTATGGGCGGCTGGTGATGCCGTACCTGGCGGCGCTCACGGTGTGCGTGCTGGTCGCCGCGGTGGTGCGGCCCTGGCTCGATGAAGAAGTGGTGCCCGCCGCACCTACCTTCGGGCAACTGGTCGCGCATGGGTTGCTGCTGCAGGACCTGCTGGGCTACGAGTCGCTGTCGACCGGTGTCTGGTACGTGGCCATCGACTTCCAGCTGTTCGCGCTTGCGCTCGCGCTGGTTGGATTGCCGACGATGCTGCAACGCTCCACCGGTGCTGCGCCCGCCAGCCTGCCGGCGCGCTGGTTGCCGGTGGCGCTGGTGCTGGGGCTGGCCGTGGCGTCGCTCGTGCTGTTCAACCGCAACGCGGGGCTGGACGACACGGCTTTCTATTTCTTCGGCACCTACGGCCTCGGCATGCTGGTGTTCTGGATTGGCCGCGCGACGCGCTTCAGCACCTGGCAGAGCGCGGTCGCGCTGCTGGCGCTGCTGGGGGCGGGCGCGCTCGCCATCGACTGGCGCAGCCGCATCGCCACCGCGCTGGTGACGGCGCTGCTGCTCGCGATCGCACAGCGCCGGCATTGGCTGTCGCCGGCGCACTGGCCGCTGCTGGCCGTGCCGCTGCAGCGGCTGGGGCGCATGTCTTATTCGCTCTTTCTGATCCACTTCCCGGTGCTGCTCGCCATGAATGCGGCAGTGGCGAACGCCGGGCCGCACGGCGCGTGGTTCGATGCGGCCGGACTGGTCGCGACCTTCGCACTGTCGGTCGCGGCGGCAGCGCTGCTGTACCGCTGGGTCGAGGCGCGCCCCGCCTCGTGGCGCGGCGTGTTCATGCTTTTTGCTGCCTTGCTGGTCAGCGGAATAGTCGTTTCTCATTAG
- a CDS encoding NAD(P)H-dependent flavin oxidoreductase produces MSKLPPVLANLPLPIIGSPLFIISNPKLVIAQCKAGVVGSMPALNARPAAQLEEWLIEITEELAAYNKANPDKPAAPFAINQIVHKSNDRLEHDMEMVVKYKVPIVITSLGARTDVNDAVHSYGGVTLHDIINNKFAQKAIEKGADGIIAVAAGAGGHAGVKSPFALVQEIRQWFDGPIALSGSIATGGAVLAAQAMGADFAYIGTAFIATEEARASDEYKQAIVEGNSDDIVYSNLFTGVHGNYLAPSIVKAGMDPANLPEGDLKTMNFASGDGSKAKAWKDIWGSGQGIGAVTEVASAAAFIEKLKREYQEARQRLAL; encoded by the coding sequence ATGTCCAAGCTGCCCCCCGTCCTGGCGAACCTGCCGCTGCCGATCATCGGCTCGCCGCTGTTCATCATCAGCAACCCCAAGCTCGTGATTGCGCAATGCAAGGCGGGCGTGGTCGGCTCGATGCCCGCACTCAACGCGCGCCCCGCGGCGCAGCTGGAAGAGTGGCTGATCGAGATCACCGAAGAGCTGGCTGCCTACAACAAGGCCAACCCGGACAAGCCGGCCGCGCCCTTCGCTATCAACCAGATCGTGCACAAGAGCAATGACCGGCTCGAGCACGACATGGAGATGGTCGTGAAGTACAAGGTGCCGATCGTCATCACCTCGCTGGGCGCACGCACCGACGTGAACGACGCGGTGCACAGCTACGGCGGCGTGACGCTGCACGACATCATCAACAACAAGTTCGCGCAGAAAGCCATCGAGAAGGGGGCCGACGGCATCATCGCCGTGGCGGCCGGTGCCGGCGGCCACGCGGGCGTGAAGAGCCCGTTCGCGCTGGTGCAGGAAATCCGCCAGTGGTTCGACGGCCCGATCGCGCTGTCGGGCTCCATCGCCACCGGTGGCGCGGTGCTCGCGGCGCAGGCCATGGGCGCCGACTTCGCCTACATCGGCACGGCCTTCATCGCGACCGAGGAAGCGCGCGCGAGCGACGAGTACAAGCAGGCCATCGTCGAAGGCAACTCGGACGACATCGTCTATTCGAACCTTTTCACCGGCGTGCACGGCAACTACCTCGCGCCGAGCATCGTCAAGGCCGGCATGGACCCGGCCAACCTGCCCGAAGGCGACCTGAAGACCATGAACTTCGCCTCCGGCGACGGCAGCAAGGCCAAGGCCTGGAAGGACATCTGGGGCTCGGGCCAGGGCATCGGCGCCGTGACCGAAGTGGCCAGCGCCGCGGCCTTCATCGAAAAGCTCAAGCGCGAGTACCAGGAAGCAAGGCAGCGGTTGGCGCTTTGA
- a CDS encoding acyl-CoA dehydrogenase, which translates to MSYTAPIKDMLFDIEHLANIGEIAKLPGFEDAGLETAQAVLEECARFNQDVIAPLNIEGDRNPSSFKNGAVTTTPGFKDAFAQYVAGGWQGLQHPSDFGGQGLPKTIGAACGEMLNSANMSFALCPLLSDGAIEALLTAGSDELKAVYLEKLVSGQWTGTMNLTEPQAGSDLAMVRSRAEPQPDGTYKVFGTKIFITYGEHDMAENIVHLVLARVTGAPEGVKGISLFVVPKFLVNKDGSLGERNDVHCVSIEHKMGIKASPTAVLQYGDHGGAVGYLVGQENRGLEYMFIMMNSARYAVGMQGIAIAERAYQHAVAYAKDRVQSRPVDGSINASAPIIHHPDVKRMLMTMRAYTEGCRAMASVAAAAYDAAHHHPDADARKQNQAFYEFMVPLVKGYSTEMSLEVTSLGVQVHGGMGFIEETGAAQYYRDAKILTIYEGTTAIQANDLVGRKTARDGGQTAKAIAAQIEKTEAELAKSDNPAAAAVLKRLTAARLAFIDVVDFVAGQTKASPNAVFAGSVPYLMLAGNLVAGWQLARSLIIAQDLASRSFDTDFMLAKVATARFYAEHILNKVPGIRDSIVDGAESVTALALDAF; encoded by the coding sequence ATGAGCTACACCGCCCCCATCAAGGACATGCTGTTCGACATCGAGCACCTGGCCAACATCGGCGAGATCGCCAAGCTGCCCGGCTTCGAAGACGCCGGTCTCGAAACCGCGCAGGCCGTGCTGGAGGAATGCGCCCGTTTCAACCAGGACGTGATCGCTCCGCTGAACATCGAGGGCGACCGCAATCCTTCGTCGTTCAAGAACGGCGCCGTCACCACCACGCCGGGCTTCAAGGACGCTTTCGCGCAGTACGTGGCCGGCGGCTGGCAGGGCCTGCAGCATCCGTCGGACTTCGGCGGCCAGGGCCTGCCCAAGACCATCGGCGCGGCCTGCGGCGAGATGCTGAACTCGGCCAACATGAGCTTCGCGCTGTGCCCGCTGCTGAGCGACGGCGCCATCGAAGCGCTGCTCACGGCCGGTTCCGACGAACTGAAGGCGGTGTACCTCGAGAAGCTCGTGAGCGGCCAGTGGACCGGCACCATGAATCTCACCGAGCCGCAGGCCGGCAGCGACCTGGCCATGGTGCGCAGCCGCGCCGAGCCGCAGCCCGACGGCACCTACAAGGTTTTCGGCACCAAGATCTTCATCACCTACGGTGAGCACGACATGGCCGAGAACATCGTGCATCTCGTGCTGGCCCGCGTGACCGGCGCGCCCGAGGGCGTGAAGGGCATCAGCCTGTTCGTGGTGCCCAAGTTCCTCGTGAACAAGGACGGCTCGCTGGGCGAGCGCAACGACGTGCACTGCGTGAGCATCGAGCACAAGATGGGCATCAAGGCCTCGCCCACCGCCGTGCTGCAGTACGGCGACCACGGCGGCGCTGTCGGCTATCTCGTGGGCCAGGAGAACCGCGGCCTCGAGTACATGTTCATCATGATGAACTCGGCCCGCTATGCCGTCGGCATGCAGGGCATCGCGATTGCCGAGCGCGCCTACCAGCACGCCGTGGCCTATGCCAAGGACCGCGTGCAGAGCCGTCCGGTCGACGGCTCCATCAACGCCAGCGCGCCGATCATTCACCACCCCGACGTCAAGCGCATGCTGATGACGATGCGCGCCTACACCGAAGGCTGCCGCGCGATGGCCAGCGTGGCCGCCGCCGCCTACGACGCGGCGCATCACCACCCCGACGCCGACGCGCGCAAACAGAACCAGGCCTTCTACGAATTCATGGTGCCGCTGGTCAAGGGCTACAGCACCGAGATGAGCCTGGAGGTGACCTCGCTCGGCGTGCAAGTGCATGGCGGCATGGGCTTCATCGAAGAGACCGGCGCGGCGCAGTACTACCGCGACGCCAAGATCCTCACGATCTACGAAGGCACGACCGCCATCCAGGCCAATGACCTCGTGGGCCGCAAGACGGCGCGCGACGGCGGCCAGACCGCGAAGGCGATTGCCGCGCAGATCGAGAAGACAGAAGCCGAACTCGCCAAGAGCGACAACCCCGCCGCGGCCGCGGTGCTCAAGCGCCTGACGGCCGCGCGCCTGGCTTTCATCGACGTGGTCGACTTCGTGGCCGGGCAGACCAAGGCATCGCCCAACGCGGTGTTCGCCGGCAGCGTGCCCTACCTGATGCTCGCGGGCAATCTGGTGGCCGGCTGGCAGCTCGCGCGCTCGCTGATCATTGCGCAGGACCTCGCCTCGCGCAGCTTCGACACCGACTTCATGCTGGCCAAGGTCGCCACCGCGCGCTTCTATGCGGAGCACATCCTGAACAAGGTGCCGGGCATTCGCGACAGCATCGTCGACGGCGCCGAGAGCGTCACGGCACTCGCGCTCGACGCGTTCTGA
- a CDS encoding electron transfer flavoprotein subunit alpha/FixB family protein, translating to MTALVIAEHDHASIKPATLNTVTAALACGGDVHVLVAGANAAEAAKAAAQIAGVTKVIAADSASLAENLAENVAAQVLAIAGNYSHILFPSTANGKNVAPRVAAKLDVAQISDITKVDSPDTFERPIYAGNAIATVQSSDATKVITVRTTGFDAAAATGGSATIENAEGVADSGKSSFVSREVTKSDRPELTAAKIIVSGGRALGSAEKFTEVMTPLADKLNAGLGASRAAVDAGYAPNDWQVGQTGKIVAPQLYIAAGISGAIQHLAGMKDSKVIVAINKDEEAPIFSVADYGLVADLFTAVPELVKAL from the coding sequence ATGACCGCACTTGTTATTGCCGAACACGACCACGCCAGCATCAAGCCGGCAACCCTGAACACCGTGACCGCCGCGCTGGCTTGCGGTGGTGATGTGCACGTGCTGGTGGCAGGCGCCAACGCAGCAGAAGCCGCCAAGGCCGCAGCCCAGATCGCAGGCGTGACCAAGGTCATCGCCGCCGACAGCGCCAGCCTGGCGGAGAACCTCGCCGAGAACGTCGCAGCCCAAGTGCTGGCGATTGCAGGCAACTACAGCCACATCCTGTTCCCCTCGACCGCCAACGGCAAGAACGTCGCTCCGCGCGTGGCCGCCAAGCTGGACGTGGCGCAGATCAGCGACATCACCAAGGTGGACAGCCCGGATACGTTCGAGCGCCCGATCTATGCAGGCAACGCGATTGCCACCGTGCAGAGCAGCGATGCCACCAAGGTGATCACGGTTCGCACGACCGGCTTCGACGCCGCGGCCGCCACCGGTGGCAGCGCAACCATCGAAAACGCCGAAGGCGTGGCCGACAGCGGCAAATCGAGCTTCGTTAGCCGTGAAGTCACCAAGAGCGACCGCCCCGAGCTGACCGCCGCCAAGATCATCGTCTCGGGTGGCCGCGCCCTGGGCAGCGCCGAGAAGTTCACCGAAGTGATGACGCCGCTGGCCGACAAGCTGAACGCCGGCCTGGGCGCCAGTCGTGCAGCCGTCGACGCAGGCTATGCACCCAACGACTGGCAAGTGGGCCAGACGGGCAAGATCGTCGCGCCGCAGCTGTACATCGCCGCCGGTATCTCCGGCGCCATCCAGCACTTGGCCGGCATGAAGGACTCGAAGGTCATCGTCGCGATCAACAAGGACGAAGAGGCGCCGATCTTCTCGGTGGCCGACTACGGCCTCGTGGCCGACCTGTTCACGGCCGTGCCGGAACTGGTGAAGGCGCTCTGA
- a CDS encoding electron transfer flavoprotein subunit beta/FixA family protein encodes MKVLVPVKRVVDYNVKVRVKSDGTGVDIANVKMSMNPFDEIAVEEAVRLKEKGVVTEVIAVSCGDAKCQETLRTAMAIGADRGILVETTEELQPLAVAKLLKALVDKEQPSLIILGKQAIDDDANQTGQMLAALADLPQATFASKVEVAGDKATVTREVDGGLETISLSLPAVITTDLRLNEPRYVTLPNIMKAKKKQLDTFKPEDLGVDVKPRLKTLKVAEPPKRGAGIKVPDVATLVDKLKNEAKVI; translated from the coding sequence ATGAAGGTTCTTGTGCCTGTCAAACGGGTCGTCGATTACAACGTGAAGGTGCGCGTGAAGAGCGACGGCACCGGGGTGGACATTGCCAACGTCAAGATGAGCATGAACCCCTTCGACGAGATCGCTGTCGAAGAAGCCGTGCGCCTGAAGGAAAAGGGCGTGGTCACGGAAGTGATCGCCGTCTCGTGCGGTGACGCCAAGTGCCAGGAAACCCTGCGCACCGCGATGGCCATCGGCGCCGACCGCGGCATCCTGGTGGAGACCACCGAAGAACTGCAGCCGCTGGCCGTGGCCAAGCTGCTGAAGGCGCTGGTCGACAAGGAGCAGCCCTCGCTCATCATCCTGGGCAAGCAGGCCATCGACGACGACGCCAACCAGACCGGCCAGATGCTGGCCGCGCTGGCCGACCTGCCGCAAGCCACCTTCGCCTCCAAGGTCGAAGTCGCTGGCGACAAAGCCACCGTGACGCGTGAAGTCGACGGCGGCCTGGAAACCATCTCGCTGAGCCTGCCGGCCGTCATCACGACCGACCTGCGCCTGAACGAGCCGCGCTACGTGACGCTGCCCAACATCATGAAGGCCAAGAAGAAGCAGCTGGACACCTTCAAGCCCGAAGACCTGGGCGTGGACGTGAAGCCGCGCCTGAAGACCCTGAAGGTCGCCGAACCTCCGAAGCGCGGTGCCGGCATCAAGGTGCCTGATGTCGCAACGCTGGTGGACAAACTGAAGAACGAAGCGAAGGTGATCTGA
- a CDS encoding mechanosensitive ion channel family protein, translated as MNFNDFTQRLSQVEARGIAIELAVLAACVALAWGVCKWFGRDQPKDSIWFGERTFDGVLFPLLALMLTDLARRAVIDFQTVLVLRIAVSMFLSLAVIRLFARVLRAVFPASNLVRLLERTVSWLAWIAAVLWIVGLLPPVLAELDDITLAFGKTRVSLQTIIQGVLSAGLVMVIALWISSTVEKRILREAVTDLSMRKVASNAVRAFLLLIGLLFALSAVGVDLTALSVLGGALGVGLGFGLQKLASNYVSGFVILLERSIRIGDNVKVDTFEGRITDIKTRYTLIRAGNGREAIVPNESLITSRVENLSLADRKFNITTTIVVGYESDVAQVQSILCEAAKAQPRVMTDPAPVAFLMNFAPDGLEFTLNFWVTDPDKGKDNLRSAINIAILDGLRGAGIDIPYPQRVVRVESLPPGVASAPDAVL; from the coding sequence ATGAATTTCAACGACTTCACCCAACGCCTGAGCCAGGTCGAGGCACGCGGCATCGCCATCGAACTCGCCGTGCTGGCGGCCTGCGTCGCCCTGGCCTGGGGCGTGTGCAAATGGTTCGGGCGCGACCAGCCCAAGGACTCGATCTGGTTCGGCGAGCGCACCTTCGACGGCGTGCTGTTCCCGCTGCTCGCGCTGATGCTCACCGACCTCGCCCGGCGCGCGGTGATCGATTTTCAGACGGTGTTGGTGCTGCGCATCGCTGTGTCGATGTTCCTGTCGCTGGCGGTGATTCGGCTGTTCGCTCGGGTGCTGCGTGCGGTGTTTCCGGCTTCCAACCTGGTGCGGCTGCTGGAGCGCACCGTCTCGTGGCTGGCGTGGATCGCGGCGGTGCTGTGGATCGTGGGCCTGCTGCCGCCGGTGCTGGCGGAACTCGACGACATCACGCTGGCCTTCGGCAAGACGCGCGTGAGCCTGCAGACCATCATCCAGGGCGTGCTGTCGGCGGGCCTCGTGATGGTGATCGCGCTGTGGATCTCGAGTACGGTCGAAAAGCGCATCCTGCGCGAGGCCGTCACCGATCTGTCGATGCGCAAGGTGGCGTCGAACGCGGTGCGCGCCTTCCTGCTGCTGATCGGCCTGCTGTTCGCGCTGTCGGCGGTGGGGGTGGACCTGACGGCGCTGTCGGTGCTGGGCGGCGCGCTCGGCGTGGGGCTGGGCTTCGGCCTGCAGAAGCTGGCGTCCAACTACGTGAGCGGCTTCGTGATTCTGCTGGAGCGCTCGATCCGCATCGGCGACAACGTGAAGGTCGACACCTTCGAGGGCCGCATCACCGACATCAAGACGCGCTACACGCTCATTCGCGCGGGCAACGGCCGCGAGGCCATCGTGCCGAACGAATCGCTCATCACCAGCCGGGTCGAGAACCTGTCGCTGGCCGACCGCAAGTTCAACATCACGACCACCATCGTGGTGGGCTACGAGAGCGACGTGGCGCAGGTGCAGTCCATTCTTTGCGAGGCGGCCAAGGCCCAGCCGCGCGTGATGACCGATCCGGCGCCGGTGGCCTTCCTGATGAACTTCGCGCCCGACGGGCTGGAGTTCACGCTCAACTTCTGGGTGACCGACCCCGACAAGGGCAAGGACAACCTGCGCTCGGCCATCAACATCGCCATCCTCGACGGCCTGCGTGGCGCGGGGATTGATATTCCCTATCCGCAGCGCGTCGTGCGCGTGGAGTCTTTACCGCCGGGAGTCGCTTCGGCCCCCGACGCTGTTTTATAA